One Falsihalocynthiibacter arcticus DNA segment encodes these proteins:
- a CDS encoding ABC transporter substrate-binding protein codes for MTKSTKSNLTRRRLLASGLAAPFVSSMSGVLTPARANETVKLQFMYPVGVSGDINTIISDMISDFNATHDGIEVEAIYAGSYDNTEQKVITSLGVGEPPALWLPINSSLQTFLGLDALEDITEQAKSDDIYDDFIGGFLDTAVSDDRLYGLSFQPSTPVLYYNKDAFAERGIEDAPETWDDLLETANALTIRDGDELKRWGVIIGGGWHDWMFEGYCRQNGLVPWEKDKVLWDRPEAVEALQFWKTMVDAGCMAPASTWQGSANDFMAGSTAMLYHSTGSLTNLRKSSPFEVGVAFMPKKKQYGASQGGGPIMIAKNQSDAKKEAAWTFARWMTNTQNQAAWSQATGYLAVRKSSWEQPEMRQYLVDVPQAKVALDQAKFSGAFLQVPAYSRARDALKSAIDRTLAGEIKAETALTDATADVNREIARVLRRQKG; via the coding sequence GTGACGAAATCCACAAAATCCAACCTGACGCGTCGCCGTCTGCTGGCCTCTGGGCTGGCTGCGCCTTTTGTAAGCTCTATGTCGGGTGTCTTGACGCCTGCACGCGCCAACGAAACGGTAAAACTTCAATTTATGTATCCAGTAGGGGTGTCTGGCGACATCAATACAATCATTTCGGATATGATCTCTGATTTCAACGCAACCCATGACGGGATTGAAGTTGAAGCGATCTATGCTGGCTCCTATGATAATACAGAGCAAAAAGTAATCACATCCCTTGGCGTCGGAGAGCCACCTGCCTTGTGGTTGCCGATCAACTCTTCATTGCAGACGTTCCTTGGACTCGATGCGCTTGAGGATATCACAGAGCAAGCCAAATCTGACGACATCTATGATGATTTTATTGGCGGTTTTCTTGACACGGCCGTTTCGGACGATCGGCTTTACGGTCTGTCCTTTCAGCCGTCGACGCCAGTTCTTTACTACAACAAAGACGCCTTCGCGGAGCGCGGAATTGAGGACGCACCCGAAACTTGGGATGATTTGCTGGAAACTGCAAATGCCCTAACCATCCGTGATGGGGACGAGTTGAAGCGCTGGGGCGTGATCATTGGCGGTGGCTGGCATGATTGGATGTTTGAGGGGTATTGCCGTCAAAACGGTCTGGTGCCGTGGGAAAAAGACAAGGTTCTGTGGGACCGTCCCGAAGCGGTCGAGGCGCTGCAATTCTGGAAGACGATGGTTGACGCAGGGTGTATGGCTCCCGCCTCTACATGGCAGGGCTCGGCCAACGACTTTATGGCGGGTTCCACCGCAATGTTGTACCACTCAACTGGCTCGCTAACCAACCTGCGGAAATCCTCTCCGTTTGAAGTCGGCGTGGCATTCATGCCTAAGAAAAAGCAGTATGGCGCATCCCAAGGCGGTGGCCCGATCATGATCGCCAAGAACCAGTCGGACGCCAAAAAAGAAGCGGCGTGGACTTTTGCGCGCTGGATGACCAACACCCAGAACCAAGCCGCATGGAGCCAAGCAACCGGCTATCTTGCTGTGCGTAAATCCTCTTGGGAGCAACCCGAAATGCGGCAGTATCTTGTGGATGTACCACAAGCAAAAGTTGCGCTTGATCAAGCTAAGTTCTCTGGTGCCTTCCTTCAAGTTCCAGCTTATTCGCGCGCTCGTGATGCCTTGAAAAGCGCGATTGATCGCACGTTGGCAGGTGAGATCAAGGCAGAAACGGCACTGACGGACGCGACTGCCGATGTTAATCGCGAGATCGCCCGCGTGTTGCGCCGCCAAAAAGGTTAA
- a CDS encoding phosphodiesterase: MLIAHVSDSHVLANGCKIAGKFDTGAAFDRLIADLAHQPVQPDLILFSGDLGEDATKEEYAHIREGLRILGIPVLAVPGNHDSRAPMLESLSEMLGVTESGHLCVCNTEFEVAIIGLDTLVEGAPHGKLCADRLAWLESALKHCKDREVIIFMHHPPMATGLDDMDSMGLLEGKEAFSRLVAQHGKVQGILCGHMHRAIQGECGGAPVRISPSASHQIAFDLRKGTPYAFSSEPPQYMIHIAFSGEPLISHVVSIP, translated from the coding sequence ATGTTGATTGCCCATGTGAGTGATTCCCATGTTCTTGCAAATGGCTGCAAAATTGCTGGGAAGTTTGACACTGGTGCAGCATTTGATCGCCTAATAGCCGACCTTGCACATCAACCCGTGCAACCAGATCTGATCCTGTTCTCAGGCGACTTGGGCGAGGATGCCACGAAGGAAGAATATGCCCACATAAGAGAAGGCTTGCGCATCCTCGGCATTCCAGTTCTGGCCGTGCCCGGCAACCACGATTCTCGTGCCCCGATGCTGGAGTCGTTATCAGAGATGCTGGGCGTGACGGAAAGCGGGCATCTATGCGTTTGCAATACAGAATTCGAGGTCGCGATCATCGGCCTTGATACGCTTGTCGAAGGCGCGCCACATGGTAAACTTTGCGCTGACCGTCTGGCATGGCTTGAATCTGCGCTGAAGCATTGCAAAGACCGCGAGGTGATAATTTTCATGCACCATCCGCCAATGGCCACCGGATTGGATGACATGGATTCGATGGGGCTGCTCGAAGGAAAAGAGGCCTTTTCCCGCCTTGTCGCTCAGCATGGCAAGGTACAAGGAATTCTTTGTGGCCACATGCACCGCGCGATCCAAGGCGAATGTGGCGGTGCGCCGGTCCGCATCTCCCCCTCCGCATCGCATCAGATTGCATTCGACTTGCGAAAAGGCACACCATACGCATTTTCAAGCGAACCACCTCAATACATGATCCATATTGCGTTCTCTGGTGAACCGCTAATCAGCCATGTAGTATCAATCCCTTAA
- a CDS encoding DUF2218 domain-containing protein → MFTSNAKFTSERASGYLQQLCKHFGHKIEVQFDPKSGPVGSGSAGTLTILS, encoded by the coding sequence GTGTTTACAAGCAACGCAAAATTTACATCCGAACGAGCCAGCGGGTACTTGCAACAACTCTGCAAGCATTTCGGACACAAGATCGAGGTGCAGTTTGACCCCAAGTCCGGACCTGTTGGTTCAGGTTCGGCTGGGACTTTGACCATATTGAGCTAA
- a CDS encoding LysR family transcriptional regulator produces the protein MIEDYRSLAVFVAIADTGSLSAAGRRLKLSTSVISHHLSRLEERQGVTLFFRSTRSMSLTPEGQIALDPARRMVAAGEEALDAIHADNEEPVGSLHVAMPAFGEQSKLHQALWGFA, from the coding sequence ATGATCGAAGATTACCGCAGCCTCGCCGTTTTTGTCGCTATCGCCGATACGGGTAGTCTGAGCGCGGCTGGACGGCGACTGAAGCTATCTACATCTGTCATCAGTCATCACCTGTCCCGATTAGAAGAACGTCAGGGAGTGACGCTATTTTTTCGCTCGACGCGGTCCATGTCTTTGACCCCAGAAGGCCAAATTGCGCTTGATCCCGCCCGCAGAATGGTGGCCGCAGGAGAAGAGGCCCTTGATGCGATCCATGCCGATAACGAGGAACCAGTCGGGTCGCTTCATGTGGCGATGCCAGCCTTCGGCGAACAAAGCAAACTGCACCAAGCACTATGGGGATTTGCATAG
- a CDS encoding substrate binding domain-containing protein, producing MVAISLQCSDMPTDLVKDGFDLAIRLGTLRSSSLKSRRIADFKRLLVASPDYLSARPPIATPQDLEARDFIAVTQIPSMMTLERKDQIVSIAPANMRIEVNTVNAAKAAVLAGLGIWHLPRSVIEHEIVRGELVHILPGWSLPTLGIYAVWPDIGPQKALTRRLIDHFIAHRSDLML from the coding sequence ATGGTCGCGATATCCCTACAGTGCAGTGACATGCCGACCGATCTGGTAAAGGACGGGTTTGATCTTGCTATCCGGCTGGGCACATTGCGCAGTAGCAGCCTGAAAAGTCGCCGAATAGCCGATTTTAAGCGCCTACTCGTTGCCTCACCGGATTATTTGTCAGCGCGCCCCCCCATTGCGACGCCGCAGGACCTTGAAGCGCGTGATTTCATAGCCGTCACGCAAATTCCATCCATGATGACGTTGGAACGCAAAGACCAAATAGTGAGCATTGCCCCGGCAAATATGCGCATTGAGGTGAACACCGTAAATGCTGCCAAGGCTGCGGTGCTGGCCGGTCTTGGTATCTGGCACCTGCCCCGAAGCGTGATAGAGCACGAGATCGTCCGTGGGGAGTTGGTCCATATCCTGCCGGGCTGGAGCCTACCCACGTTAGGCATCTACGCCGTTTGGCCAGACATCGGCCCACAAAAGGCCCTGACCCGTCGCCTGATTGATCACTTTATCGCGCACCGTTCAGATCTGATGTTGTGA
- a CDS encoding IS630 family transposase (programmed frameshift): MSAALPMALRARFQEYIEEGLSGRAAAARLKVSAATGVRWLRRIRERGNATPDVQGRPKGHGKLALHREFLVELVAQDGDITLPELAGALKAATGVVAHSASIGRFLRKLGYTYKKSLVATERLRAHVKLRRRDWFRYRIPAMQAHPERLVFIDETSVKTNLTRLRGRSLCGKRLEMDAPFGAWGTQTFIAGLTQDNLIAPWVIKGAMDGEAFEVYVRNVLAPELRPGTVVICDNLATHYNKAAAEALREVGCWFLYLPPYSPDLNPIEMAFSKLKAHLRRIGARTFDQMFDALAKICNLFTPDECWNFFCEAGYGSS, from the exons ATGTCAGCAGCATTACCGATGGCGCTTCGGGCGCGGTTTCAAGAGTACATTGAGGAAGGGTTGAGCGGTCGTGCGGCGGCGGCGCGTTTGAAGGTTTCGGCGGCCACGGGCGTTCGCTGGCTTCGCAGAATCCGTGAGCGAGGCAATGCCACACCGGATGTCCAAGGGCGACCAAAAGGACACGGAAAGCTCGCGCTCCACCGTGAGTTTCTTGTAGAGTTGGTCGCGCAGGATGGTGACATCACACTGCCAGAACTGGCCGGAGCGCTGAAGGCCGCCACGGGTGTTGTTGCCCATTCTGCATCTATCGGACGGTTCCTGCGCAAACTTGGTTACACGTAC AAAAAGTCACTGGTGGCCACCGAGCGGCTCCGCGCCCATGTGAAGCTGCGTCGTCGGGACTGGTTCCGGTACCGTATTCCGGCAATGCAAGCGCATCCTGAACGGCTCGTCTTCATAGACGAGACGTCAGTAAAAACCAATCTGACCCGACTACGTGGGCGCAGTCTATGCGGAAAGCGTCTGGAAATGGACGCACCGTTTGGGGCGTGGGGCACTCAGACGTTCATTGCAGGCCTGACGCAAGATAACCTGATTGCACCATGGGTCATCAAGGGGGCGATGGATGGTGAGGCGTTTGAAGTCTACGTCCGCAATGTCCTTGCCCCGGAACTGCGACCAGGCACTGTCGTCATTTGCGACAACCTTGCCACCCATTACAACAAGGCGGCTGCAGAAGCCTTGCGGGAAGTCGGGTGCTGGTTCCTCTACCTGCCGCCGTACTCACCCGATCTCAACCCCATTGAAATGGCCTTCTCAAAACTCAAAGCCCACCTTCGAAGGATCGGAGCCAGAACATTTGACCAGATGTTCGATGCCCTCGCCAAAATTTGCAATCTCTTCACGCCAGACGAATGCTGGAACTTCTTTTGTGAGGCGGGATACGGATCAAGTTAA
- a CDS encoding cytochrome c yields MIRLEPYKIHSTVHMAAAIVAFTTGAAFAEPSLERGTYLVEGPSACGNCHTPQGPDGPLPDMALAGMLVDKNENFTAIAPNITPGGRVGDWSDIELAKAIREGIRPDGSVIGPPMPMGLYRGLSDDDLMSIILYLRQVPAVDNDPGVSEYNIPLPPAYGPPIESVAAIPQGKTVEYGAYLAGPIAHCVECHTTFGPQGPMFETHLGAGGFAFHGPWGTSIAANITPTGLRKYNDAELGTIIRNGQRPDGSQMMPPMPYPYFANMTDDDLAAIILYLRAMPPLPDGE; encoded by the coding sequence ATGATCAGATTAGAACCCTATAAAATTCATTCTACTGTCCATATGGCAGCAGCTATTGTGGCTTTCACCACGGGGGCGGCTTTTGCAGAACCCTCGCTGGAGCGGGGCACGTATTTGGTTGAAGGCCCGTCTGCTTGCGGCAATTGCCATACGCCCCAAGGGCCCGACGGACCGCTTCCCGATATGGCGCTTGCTGGGATGCTCGTTGATAAAAACGAAAACTTCACTGCCATCGCACCGAATATTACACCTGGGGGGCGTGTTGGAGATTGGTCGGATATCGAGTTGGCCAAGGCCATTCGTGAAGGCATTCGCCCCGATGGGAGCGTGATTGGGCCACCAATGCCTATGGGGCTCTATCGTGGTTTATCCGATGATGATCTCATGAGCATTATCCTGTATCTGCGTCAGGTGCCCGCTGTTGATAACGACCCTGGAGTGAGTGAGTACAATATTCCGCTCCCTCCCGCCTATGGGCCGCCTATTGAATCTGTAGCCGCAATCCCGCAGGGCAAGACTGTCGAATACGGCGCGTATCTTGCTGGCCCGATCGCGCATTGCGTTGAGTGCCATACAACATTTGGTCCGCAAGGGCCGATGTTTGAGACCCATCTCGGGGCTGGTGGGTTTGCCTTCCATGGGCCGTGGGGCACATCGATTGCGGCCAATATCACTCCGACAGGCCTCAGAAAGTATAATGATGCCGAGTTGGGCACAATAATTCGGAATGGGCAACGGCCGGACGGCAGCCAAATGATGCCACCAATGCCCTATCCCTATTTTGCCAATATGACGGATGACGATTTGGCAGCGATTATTCTATACTTGCGCGCAATGCCGCCACTACCCGACGGCGAGTAA
- a CDS encoding GlsB/YeaQ/YmgE family stress response membrane protein — protein MQFESIIVMLLVGALAGWLSGRIMKGRGFGVVGNIIVGVVGAFLAGMIFPALGVSVGGGFIASIIYATIGSVILLFVIGLVKRA, from the coding sequence ATGCAGTTTGAAAGTATTATCGTCATGTTACTGGTCGGCGCTCTCGCTGGCTGGTTGTCTGGACGAATTATGAAGGGGCGCGGTTTTGGGGTTGTTGGTAACATAATTGTGGGTGTTGTCGGCGCGTTTTTGGCTGGAATGATCTTTCCCGCACTTGGGGTTTCGGTTGGCGGCGGGTTCATAGCTTCGATCATTTACGCGACCATTGGGTCCGTTATCCTGCTCTTCGTTATAGGTTTGGTTAAACGCGCCTAA
- a CDS encoding rhodanese-like domain-containing protein — MKTAQDYLDEANAVVPKITVEEGIAKHRAGNSVFVDVRDSADIAASGTIAGAEMVKRGMIEFLADGSHAFHNPALKKDADIVLVCGAGGQAALSGKTLKDMGYNNVSNVGGFSAWKDAGGPVEG, encoded by the coding sequence ATGAAAACCGCACAGGACTATCTAGACGAAGCAAATGCAGTCGTCCCAAAAATCACTGTCGAAGAAGGAATTGCAAAGCACAGAGCTGGCAATTCTGTATTTGTCGATGTGCGTGACAGCGCCGATATCGCGGCGTCAGGCACAATCGCCGGAGCGGAAATGGTTAAGCGCGGGATGATCGAATTTCTGGCCGACGGCTCTCATGCGTTCCACAATCCTGCCCTCAAAAAAGACGCCGATATCGTGCTTGTATGTGGCGCCGGTGGACAGGCCGCACTCAGTGGCAAGACGCTGAAGGATATGGGCTATAATAATGTTTCAAACGTTGGCGGTTTTTCAGCATGGAAAGACGCTGGCGGCCCCGTCGAAGGCTAG
- a CDS encoding L-iditol 2-dehydrogenase, which produces MNRLVGKSAMITGAARGLGLGFAKAYLAEGATVAIADINLEAAAQAAANLGPAAYAVEIDVTQQSSIDAAIEAVVSRAGKLDILVNNAALFDAARTVNITRASYEKLYAVNVAGTLFTMKAAARQMVKQGHGGKIINMASQAGRRGEPLVAVYCSTKAAVISLTQSAGLDLIKDGINVNAIAPGVVDGEHWEHVDAMFAKLEGKPLGQKKAEVAASVPAGRFAVPADLAGMAVFLASSDADYIVSQTYNVDGGQWMS; this is translated from the coding sequence ATGAACCGACTAGTGGGAAAATCCGCCATGATCACAGGGGCGGCGCGGGGGCTGGGGCTTGGCTTTGCCAAGGCGTATCTTGCTGAAGGCGCAACCGTCGCCATTGCCGATATCAACTTGGAGGCGGCCGCGCAGGCCGCGGCCAATCTTGGGCCCGCAGCCTATGCGGTCGAAATTGACGTGACCCAGCAGAGCAGCATCGATGCGGCGATTGAGGCTGTGGTCTCGCGGGCAGGGAAGCTGGATATTCTTGTGAATAACGCGGCGCTTTTTGATGCGGCGCGCACGGTGAATATCACGCGGGCAAGTTATGAAAAGCTTTATGCGGTGAACGTCGCGGGCACGTTGTTTACGATGAAAGCGGCCGCGCGTCAAATGGTCAAACAGGGGCACGGTGGCAAGATCATCAACATGGCGTCACAGGCGGGGCGGCGGGGCGAGCCACTTGTCGCGGTCTATTGTTCAACCAAGGCGGCAGTGATTTCGCTAACGCAATCAGCGGGGCTTGATCTTATCAAGGATGGGATCAACGTTAACGCCATTGCGCCGGGGGTTGTGGACGGTGAGCATTGGGAACACGTCGACGCGATGTTCGCCAAGCTTGAAGGCAAACCGCTGGGCCAGAAAAAAGCTGAGGTGGCTGCCAGTGTTCCGGCGGGGCGCTTTGCTGTGCCCGCAGATTTGGCGGGAATGGCGGTGTTCTTGGCGTCTTCCGATGCCGATTATATTGTTTCGCAAACCTACAACGTCGATGGCGGTCAATGGATGAGTTGA
- a CDS encoding TVP38/TMEM64 family protein has protein sequence MSRKTTLILVILATAFLCALLVYFVGLNLPSPEELTIWLRGLGAWGPFAIIGLMILHSFIPFPAEILAICAGAVYGTLVGSALVWAGAMLGGLLAFYLSRLLGRDVVHAWLSPSQANTLDRWAQDQGTFTLLISRFIPVISFNLVNYAAGLTGVRVWTFVWTSAVGILPMTIMSTYLGSQMKTMDWPILLIVSATGIFVVILGHSFAKSREWI, from the coding sequence TTGTCTAGGAAAACCACCCTCATTCTTGTGATCTTGGCCACCGCTTTTCTATGCGCGCTGCTGGTGTATTTTGTTGGTTTGAACCTTCCATCACCCGAAGAATTGACAATTTGGCTGCGTGGTCTTGGTGCTTGGGGACCGTTTGCGATTATCGGTCTGATGATACTGCACAGCTTCATCCCTTTTCCCGCCGAGATTTTGGCCATTTGCGCTGGAGCCGTCTACGGAACACTTGTTGGTAGTGCGCTGGTTTGGGCTGGGGCGATGTTGGGGGGCTTGCTGGCTTTTTATCTTTCTCGACTGCTGGGGCGGGATGTTGTCCACGCGTGGTTGTCGCCTAGCCAAGCTAACACGCTAGATCGCTGGGCGCAGGATCAGGGCACGTTTACCTTGCTCATCAGTCGCTTTATTCCGGTGATCTCCTTTAACCTTGTGAACTATGCCGCAGGCCTCACAGGTGTTCGTGTTTGGACCTTCGTTTGGACCAGTGCTGTGGGAATTCTCCCAATGACGATAATGTCGACATATTTAGGCTCACAAATGAAAACAATGGATTGGCCTATACTTTTGATTGTCTCGGCCACGGGTATTTTTGTCGTCATTCTGGGGCACAGCTTCGCAAAGTCGAGGGAATGGATTTAG
- a CDS encoding efflux RND transporter permease subunit translates to MFSSIFVARPKMAIVISLVLTIMGVIGYFALPVEQYPSITPPVVKVSTNYTGANAETVESTVAAVIEAQVNGVDDMIYMSSDSTDTGSYSLSVTFKVGTDPDLAAVNVQNRVAQAMSSLPAEVTNSGVVTQKASTNMLLLVTLLSPNGTYDEVFLSNYAAINLRDALARVSGVGEATIMTNFEYAMRMWMDPNRMASLGIAPSDLIAAIREQNLEVSAGQIGSSPVPTGQQFQYTIVSRGRLTTVQEFENIVLRTGEAGSIVLMKDVARVELGAGYYSASGLYSGQASTVLAIYQAPGANSLKVAEGVSAELERLAQAFPDDIVYDVPFDSTRFVQQSLDDVLTTLMQTFVIVMAVVFFFLGSARATLIPAIAIPVSLIGAFAFMLMFGMSLNTISLFALVLAIGIVVDDAIIVVEAVESIMEKEGLSAPDATRKAMGQITGPIIATTLVLLAVFVPVTFMPGITGRLYSQFATTISVAVVISSINALTLSPALCSIILKKRDGPSKGVLALFDKGIGFVRGGYVGIVSRLVRVPLIGLAIVAAVIFGSGGLLKSLPAGFLPIEDNGYLFVDIQLPDAASLERTEAVTERFDAKIREIPGVSSTVNVNGFSLLNGGGSNGAMIVTNLESWNDRTTEALSANGVLSEIQALASQEIGASIIAFNPPAISGLGMSAGVEMKVQQTGGGTTQELSAALGSLVYAANQRPEIAQAYTTFRANVPKVYVDLDREKAKSLGVSVADVFSTLQAYMGSFYVNDFNLFGRVYRVMIQAEGEYRNKVEDLDALYVRSQTGAMVPMGALITISNELGPVALNRYNMFRSATVTAIPAEGLSTGDAIRVLQEEAVNALPPGYSHEWTGIAQQQLDAGGLVVVILILAIVFGYLFLVAQYESWSLPVGILLSVTVALFGALLAVQFTGGDVNLYTQIGMIMLIGLASKNAILIVEFAIVQRHNGMTIREAAVEATSKRFRAVMMTALSFLLGVVPLVVASGAGAASQQAIGIAVFGGMLLATVLGVILVPVLFVVLQSLREWFKGLTTKGAKQTDS, encoded by the coding sequence GTGTTTTCTTCTATTTTCGTCGCACGCCCCAAAATGGCGATCGTTATTTCCTTGGTGTTAACCATCATGGGCGTCATCGGGTATTTCGCCCTTCCGGTTGAGCAATACCCCTCCATTACCCCGCCAGTAGTCAAGGTGAGCACCAATTACACAGGCGCAAATGCGGAAACCGTCGAAAGCACGGTTGCGGCGGTTATTGAGGCCCAAGTGAACGGCGTGGATGACATGATTTATATGTCATCCGACAGTACGGACACAGGCTCGTATTCGCTCTCGGTCACCTTCAAAGTTGGAACCGACCCCGATCTTGCAGCCGTCAATGTGCAAAATCGTGTTGCACAGGCCATGTCTTCGTTGCCCGCCGAAGTTACAAATTCGGGGGTGGTTACGCAGAAAGCCTCGACCAATATGTTGCTTTTGGTGACACTTCTGTCGCCAAATGGGACTTACGACGAGGTGTTCCTGTCGAACTATGCGGCGATCAACCTTCGGGACGCCTTGGCGCGGGTGAGCGGGGTGGGCGAAGCCACCATCATGACCAATTTCGAGTATGCGATGCGCATGTGGATGGATCCAAATCGCATGGCCAGCCTTGGCATTGCGCCCAGTGATCTCATTGCGGCAATTCGTGAGCAAAATCTCGAAGTATCCGCCGGACAAATCGGTTCAAGCCCTGTCCCAACGGGCCAACAATTCCAATACACCATCGTGTCCAGAGGGCGCCTCACGACGGTTCAAGAGTTTGAAAATATTGTTCTGCGCACGGGCGAGGCGGGCAGTATTGTCTTGATGAAAGACGTGGCGCGCGTGGAATTAGGCGCGGGATATTACAGCGCATCGGGCCTGTATTCGGGCCAAGCCTCAACCGTTTTGGCAATTTACCAAGCGCCAGGGGCCAATTCGCTGAAGGTTGCGGAGGGAGTTTCCGCAGAGCTTGAGCGGCTTGCTCAAGCGTTTCCTGACGACATCGTCTACGACGTTCCCTTTGATTCTACACGATTTGTACAGCAATCTTTGGATGACGTTTTAACGACACTGATGCAAACATTCGTCATCGTTATGGCTGTTGTGTTTTTCTTTTTGGGCAGTGCGCGCGCGACGCTTATTCCGGCGATTGCGATCCCCGTCTCCTTGATTGGCGCCTTTGCGTTTATGCTCATGTTTGGCATGTCGCTGAATACGATTTCGCTTTTTGCCTTGGTGCTCGCCATCGGGATTGTGGTTGATGATGCAATCATCGTGGTCGAAGCCGTTGAATCCATTATGGAAAAGGAGGGCCTGAGTGCCCCTGACGCCACCCGCAAGGCCATGGGGCAAATCACAGGACCCATTATTGCGACGACCCTCGTTTTGCTCGCGGTTTTCGTGCCCGTGACGTTTATGCCGGGCATTACGGGGCGTTTGTATTCACAGTTCGCGACGACGATTTCCGTGGCTGTGGTGATCTCCTCGATCAATGCGCTCACACTTTCGCCGGCTTTATGTTCGATCATTTTGAAAAAACGCGACGGCCCTTCAAAAGGCGTTCTTGCCCTTTTTGACAAGGGCATCGGGTTTGTACGCGGTGGGTACGTGGGCATCGTAAGCCGCCTTGTACGTGTTCCGTTGATCGGCCTCGCAATCGTTGCGGCGGTTATTTTTGGCTCTGGTGGTTTGCTCAAATCCCTGCCTGCAGGGTTCCTTCCCATCGAAGACAACGGCTATTTGTTTGTTGATATTCAACTTCCGGACGCAGCATCGCTTGAGCGCACAGAAGCCGTTACGGAACGTTTCGACGCGAAAATACGGGAAATCCCCGGAGTTTCGTCAACAGTAAACGTGAACGGATTCAGCCTGTTGAATGGCGGTGGATCGAACGGCGCGATGATTGTGACCAATTTGGAGTCGTGGAATGACCGCACGACAGAAGCCCTCAGCGCGAACGGCGTTTTGAGCGAAATTCAAGCCCTCGCCAGTCAGGAAATTGGCGCTAGTATTATTGCGTTCAATCCGCCAGCGATTTCTGGTCTTGGCATGAGTGCCGGTGTCGAAATGAAGGTGCAGCAAACGGGGGGCGGGACGACCCAAGAACTATCTGCGGCCCTTGGCTCCCTCGTTTATGCCGCCAATCAACGTCCCGAAATTGCACAGGCCTATACGACCTTCCGCGCCAATGTTCCGAAGGTCTATGTGGATTTGGACCGTGAAAAAGCAAAATCCCTCGGGGTTTCGGTTGCAGATGTTTTCTCCACGCTTCAGGCCTATATGGGGTCGTTCTATGTGAATGATTTCAATCTGTTCGGGCGGGTTTATCGGGTGATGATCCAAGCGGAAGGCGAGTATCGCAACAAGGTCGAGGATCTTGACGCTCTATATGTGCGGTCGCAAACGGGCGCGATGGTTCCGATGGGTGCGCTGATTACCATATCTAATGAGCTCGGCCCTGTGGCGCTCAATCGCTATAATATGTTCCGCTCCGCAACTGTGACCGCAATCCCCGCTGAAGGGCTTTCTACGGGCGATGCGATCCGCGTGCTGCAAGAAGAGGCGGTGAATGCGCTGCCACCGGGGTATTCCCACGAGTGGACGGGTATTGCGCAACAACAGCTCGACGCGGGTGGTTTGGTCGTGGTTATTTTGATCTTGGCGATTGTCTTTGGCTATCTGTTTCTCGTTGCACAATATGAGAGTTGGAGTCTGCCGGTTGGCATCCTTCTGTCGGTGACTGTGGCGCTGTTTGGGGCCTTGTTGGCGGTTCAATTCACAGGAGGGGACGTCAACCTGTATACCCAAATCGGGATGATTATGTTGATCGGACTCGCCTCCAAAAACGCGATTTTAATCGTGGAGTTCGCGATCGTGCAACGGCACAATGGCATGACGATCCGCGAAGCCGCAGTTGAGGCCACATCAAAACGGTTCCGCGCAGTTATGATGACGGCCTTGTCGTTTCTTTTAGGAGTCGTTCCGCTTGTTGTTGCCAGTGGTGCCGGAGCGGCGAGCCAGCAAGCCATCGGGATTGCGGTATTTGGCGGGATGCTTTTGGCGACAGTTCTTGGGGTTATACTCGTGCCAGTGTTGTTTGTTGTCCTGCAAAGTCTGCGTGAGTGGTTCAAGGGGTTAACGACAAAAGGCGCCAAGCAAACGGACAGCTAA